In Papaver somniferum cultivar HN1 chromosome 9, ASM357369v1, whole genome shotgun sequence, the genomic stretch aaaggtttacCTGAAAGGAGATTCCGTATTCATGCCAGATCTTGTTAAAAATCCACAGATTAAAAGAAATAGCTACACCAGTCTTCTTACTATATGAAATTACATGACTGCAAATACACCAAATGCAATCTGCATATACACTGCTTCGTTCTTAACTGGAAAGTTAGAAACACTGTACTTCAAAGGTCATAAAAGTCATTAGTCATAACAGTAATGGCTATCATATTATTTTCATTTGACCCTTACGGCTAACCATGAATGATCCTTGATCTAATACCTCAACTGGTGCAACGACAGAGGTGTTCTCTGACATGTGTGTACCTGACTATACCAAGTAAACCCATCAGGATTGAGCAAGACTATAGTAAGTGTGAATCATAATGTGCGACCTTATATATCCATTGATCATGTAAGCACAATCCATATTACACTGATAAGACCGCGTCTTATCATATACCATGTTGGATAAATTTGAAGGAAAAGAAGGCCACCCATAGTTAATTACTGGAGCTGCTAATGATGCACCTGCAATCCTGCACAATCAACACCACTGTAACCTTTATCACCATATTCCACTCTAACAAGAACAACGCAGTCACTTTAGTCTACAAAGAAAGGAACTAAGGGGAAAAATCGAGTACAATGAAGGATGTAAAATGATTACCTGAAATGAGGCGAAAGGACGGCAACCATAGATCAAATCAAAAATTCATGTATAAAGCTTGAGAGGGATGATTAGTTAACTACATCGACATTCTTGGTTAAATTACAATGAACCTTTTCTTTAAAATAGATAAAAACAGAATGAGCTGTTAACGCTTATATTAATACATACAAGGATGCGTACTGTTTCATACTCTTACACCTTAACACAATGACATGAATCAAATATTACAACATATAGTGTACAGATACAAATTACAAAGTACCTCAAACTTTATCTCTTATGATTGCAAGTATTTCATTTATACTCTATGTGACAGAGAATTTGTTATACAAATGATGGCTCTTCTCCTATCAATAGTGCTTTTAAGATGGCATCCGATATCGTGGTATTGTAAGGCATTAAATGACCGCCATCAACAACCTCATGATACTTAATCCATGGAAGTCTTTCTGATACATAGCGTTGTAGTATAAATGGAATAACTCTATCTTCATAACCTTGCCAAATTTGAACAACATTTTCCTTTCCAGGAAAAGGATTCTTCAATTCCAAGGGATCAAAACCCCAATTTCCAAAACCAACCATTAAATCTCTATGCAGAGACTCAAAAACACCCTGCTGGGTTACCTTTTCCTGAAAAGGTAAGTGTCACAATCAAAACGACATTGCAACAAACTACTTTCATTAGAAATGAGCTATGCTTATCTAATCGTTAATACCTGATTGGGATTCGGGTTTTCCGCaatcttcttcaacatctttcGGTCTGAGTTACTAAAAATCTCTATATTCCCCTCTAAAGCAGCCAATGAAGGAAACCATTTCTGTGTCAACCACCAATAAACTAATTGAGGTGCATAATGTGCTACCCTAAATGTCCATTGATCTTGCAAGAGCAATCCCTTAAAGGCCCTTTCGGATATATCCGAAGGAAAAGAAGGCCACCAAAAGTTAATCAATGGAACCACCAAAGATACACCAGCAATCCTGTAACAATGATATCACAAACCAACATGACATTTCAAAAATcgccaaaaaatatcaagaatttcgaagGAATCAGTAAATTGAGTACCTATTTGGAATGAATTTGAGACAACCATAAACTGGGTAAGCACCCATTGAAACCCCAATAATGTAAAATTGATCTCCAATCTCCAACTGATCACCTAGCTCTTGAATATCAAGTGCATCACTCTTCACTGACCTTCTAGGGTTTGGGTCGCTTTCTCCATACCCAGCTCTATCAAATGTCAACATATACACTCCAAGCTCCTCAATTACTTCCTACAACACAAAAATCAACAATGGGTCATTGACAAAAACTTCAATTAATCAAATTACAtaaaccatttctcatcaaaaagATTTTTTACTTTAGATGCTCTGAGATAGAAATCTTTGGAATCTCTAAAACCATGACTAAGTATGATTTTAAACTGAGCTTTCTCTTTGGGTACACCTGATTCTCTGTAAGAAAGATGTCTACCATCACTTAACTTGATTCTTGGTGAAGTGATTGGTGGACCATTTACAGACCCACAAATTTTTGGAGGGGGTggtgtgattgtttgataaaccCATCCTAAGATTCCAACTAACAACACAATTGCAATCTTTCTTAGCATAGTTTGCTCTTTGGAAGTGATCAAAGAAGGGTTTGTTTGGGGTTTGGGATGGTGTTCTACTTCTAGGTTCAATTTGAAGTCAAGCAGGCAGAAATTCTGAGCTCGGTTTACCAAATGTAGTTCGACTGGTTACTAGCAAAGTGACAAACACAGATGTCGTATAAAGGGACAAAGCCGAATGTGTCACTATGCCACGTAGTGTCCATGGATCCCATATGTGATGGGTTCCATCCCATCCACACATCCGAGATGGTGTTCACGGCTTCAGGCTTTAACCAACT encodes the following:
- the LOC113308604 gene encoding uncharacterized protein LOC113308604 encodes the protein MLRKIAIVLLVGILGWVYQTITPPPPKICGSVNGPPITSPRIKLSDGRHLSYRESGVPKEKAQFKIILSHGFRDSKDFYLRASKEVIEELGVYMLTFDRAGYGESDPNPRRSVKSDALDIQELGDQLEIGDQFYIIGVSMGAYPVYGCLKFIPNRIAGVSLVVPLINFWWPSFPSDISERAFKGLLLQDQWTFRVAHYAPQLVYWWLTQKWFPSLAALEGNIEIFSNSDRKMLKKIAENPNPNQEKVTQQGVFESLHRDLMVGFGNWGFDPLELKNPFPGKENVVQIWQGYEDRVIPFILQRYVSERLPWIKYHEVVDGGHLMPYNTTISDAILKALLIGEEPSFV